The Anabaena sp. WA102 genome contains a region encoding:
- a CDS encoding type IV pilus secretin family protein — MKQFHNSVFVSSAAACVLLAAQPVLAQLTQITDVKLNPIEGGISVILKTAAGNRPQVFTTKKDKSLIADVINAQLRLPKGDNFRQENPAPGIKIIEVKQLDANSIRVIVTGVDDAPSNQPVMRKDNNLTLGFTTTTNSTASTATKPIEKVSAAPATTPESKPDEPGKPPDVLVPNPQVTIDGKIAQSAGPNQPYNQAPPFLPRAVAPPVGDITQSNIDTSPTVIDLGTQERVPRLVLRDAPVREVLSLLARAANLNVVYIGGEAEKTQGADATKTSQTISLDIENEPVQDVFNYVLRLSALEANRTGRTIFVGTKLPNSTRDTVMRSLRLNQVTVGVALNFLVALGAESAVSRERLVTSVNAVTVGTGVAPITQTQTTTETKVETQRITYQDSTPLLRGLQASGDERTNSVTLIGNPKMVEMAVSQLVQLDVRRRQVVVNVKIIDVNLLGIQDSNSSFSFGLGNSYFTSDGGAATFNFGGSRPATGSEVASSVTETPITTNPLSSANIFLDKRDSSTGNPTAGATSTPTVSGSVTDQTPPTYELPKLYQFPKKFLASLTAQVTSGNAKILTDPTLIVQEGQNATVALTSEVYGGIKITNLLREPIIKNAGLTLTVKVERIDDNGFVSLSVAPTVSSLAGTTSSPDGDITLLASRSLASGQLRLRDGQTLILSGIIQDSDRTTISKLPILGDIPLLGSLFRKSNRTNERREVIVLLTPQIMDDSERSAYGYNYTPSPQVRQILERRGLKVQPR, encoded by the coding sequence GTGAAACAGTTTCATAATAGTGTTTTCGTATCAAGTGCAGCGGCTTGTGTACTCTTAGCCGCCCAACCAGTCCTGGCACAATTAACACAAATTACTGATGTCAAACTCAATCCCATTGAGGGCGGAATCAGCGTCATTTTAAAAACTGCTGCCGGCAATCGTCCCCAAGTATTTACAACTAAAAAAGATAAATCCTTAATTGCAGATGTAATTAATGCCCAACTGCGTCTACCCAAAGGTGATAACTTCCGTCAAGAAAACCCCGCACCGGGAATCAAGATTATTGAAGTTAAACAATTAGATGCTAATAGCATTCGGGTAATAGTCACAGGTGTTGATGATGCACCCAGCAATCAGCCCGTCATGCGAAAGGATAATAATCTTACCCTTGGCTTTACCACCACCACAAATTCAACAGCATCAACCGCCACTAAGCCCATAGAAAAAGTATCAGCAGCCCCAGCTACCACACCTGAATCTAAACCCGATGAACCAGGTAAACCTCCAGATGTCCTAGTCCCTAATCCCCAAGTCACCATTGACGGTAAAATTGCCCAATCCGCAGGACCAAATCAACCTTATAACCAAGCGCCTCCTTTCTTACCCAGAGCCGTCGCCCCACCAGTAGGAGATATTACTCAATCGAATATTGATACATCACCCACAGTGATTGATTTAGGTACTCAAGAACGAGTTCCCCGCTTAGTATTACGTGATGCACCTGTGAGAGAAGTTTTATCACTGTTAGCGCGGGCTGCTAATTTAAACGTAGTTTATATCGGTGGTGAAGCAGAAAAAACACAGGGTGCGGATGCAACAAAGACTTCTCAAACAATTTCTCTGGATATAGAAAACGAACCTGTGCAAGATGTCTTTAACTATGTACTGCGGTTGAGTGCTTTAGAAGCTAACCGCACGGGACGGACAATTTTTGTCGGGACTAAATTACCTAACTCCACCCGTGATACTGTCATGCGGAGTTTACGACTAAATCAGGTAACAGTGGGAGTTGCTTTAAACTTCTTGGTGGCTTTGGGTGCAGAAAGTGCCGTCAGCCGAGAAAGATTGGTTACGAGTGTCAATGCTGTAACTGTTGGGACTGGAGTAGCTCCCATTACCCAAACTCAAACAACCACAGAAACAAAAGTCGAAACTCAACGGATTACTTATCAAGATTCAACACCTTTATTGAGAGGATTACAAGCTTCAGGAGATGAGCGCACCAATTCTGTGACATTGATTGGTAATCCTAAGATGGTGGAAATGGCAGTATCTCAATTAGTACAGCTTGATGTCCGTCGTCGCCAAGTGGTAGTGAACGTCAAAATTATTGATGTCAACCTTTTAGGTATTCAAGACTCTAACTCTAGTTTTTCTTTTGGTCTTGGTAATAGCTACTTTACCAGTGATGGTGGTGCAGCAACTTTCAATTTTGGTGGTTCTCGACCAGCTACAGGCAGTGAAGTAGCAAGTAGTGTTACCGAAACACCTATTACAACTAATCCACTTAGCAGTGCTAACATTTTTCTGGACAAAAGAGATTCCAGTACAGGTAATCCTACAGCAGGTGCAACTTCTACCCCTACAGTATCCGGTAGCGTTACAGATCAAACCCCTCCGACATACGAACTACCAAAATTATACCAGTTCCCTAAAAAGTTTCTGGCTAGTTTGACAGCACAAGTTACAAGTGGCAATGCCAAGATTTTGACAGACCCCACCCTAATTGTTCAAGAGGGACAGAACGCAACAGTCGCTTTAACGTCAGAAGTATACGGGGGAATTAAAATAACTAATCTACTAAGAGAACCTATCATCAAGAACGCAGGGCTAACCTTGACAGTGAAAGTAGAAAGAATAGATGATAATGGTTTTGTTTCTTTGTCTGTTGCCCCTACTGTGTCTTCTCTGGCTGGGACAACAAGTAGTCCTGATGGTGATATTACCCTGTTAGCTTCAAGAAGTCTGGCATCTGGTCAACTTCGCTTGCGAGACGGTCAAACACTGATTCTTTCAGGTATTATTCAAGATTCAGACCGGACAACTATTTCTAAACTGCCTATCTTAGGTGATATTCCTCTACTAGGTTCGCTGTTTAGAAAGTCCAATAGAACTAATGAGCGCAGAGAGGTAATTGTCTTACTTACACCTCAAATTATGGATGACTCAGAGCGTTCTGCTTACGGTTATAATTACACACCCAGTCCCCAGGTACGGCAAATCTTAGAACGTCGGGGGTTGAAGGTTCAGCCTCGCTAG